The Theileria equi strain WA chromosome 2 map unlocalized gcontig_1105316255037, whole genome shotgun sequence genomic sequence ataccatttttCAGTGGATAGTATACCTGGTGCCTTATTGGTCACCTTGATGAGTAAGGGTCTGCCTCTCTTATCTATATAATCCTGCCTAATAGGATTCTCCAGGGGTTTCCAGTAAAGGACAGAAACACTAGTCACATACTTCATACTTTTTGTAAACCCTTCTCTAATATCTCCGCTTTTATACCGAAAACCTTTAACTGTGAAATAATTGCCTGACCGACCATGGATGGTGTGAACATATTCAGTGAAGTTTGTGGTTCCTGGTAGTTCCTTCGCCCTCACCTCAATAGTGGAAGGAGGATTTCCATAAGTAGTAGGTTCTTTATGTTGTTTTCTCTGATAAATATCTATAGTTACAGTGGGTGGCTTGCAATCACTATCCAGACCATCTAGGAATTCAACAATGGAATCATAATCAGAATCTGttttatctttattcaATTCACCAACTGACTTCCAAGTACCACTAGCATTATCAGGTTTATGGAACCATTTCTCACTTCCTGATGCTttttttatataaattaGAAGAGGGTTGTATGTCCTGTTACTACAAAAATAGACAACCACCTTCTCAACACTACTAAGAGGAAGCTCTGATTTCAAATTACCTAGTACTATAACCTCTCCTCCTTTCTTGAAGGCAGATATAATGAACGACCCTTCACTACTAGCGTGTTCAAAGACCTTGTACATACAAAGCTTGTTCTCCCCGGGAGTAGCATCAGTAACTTTGACTTTCTTATGATGAGTAATTTTAGGATCAGTATCTTTATCTTCATGACAATATTCTCCATCTATCCTGCTAACATCTATTTGAACTACGTCATTAATCTCACAATTGAGCAAGTCTAACTCGGCCTGACTAGGTCCATCTCCAGGAGTTCCTTTACGAACATAAGACATCCAATTACCATCTCTACTGTTCCTATAGTATGTAGTAGTACCAGTATTGTCATCTATTTCAACAAGGAGAGCCCTCTCAGGATTCTTGTTaccttccttttcatatcTCCAGTAATACGCGGATACGGATGTTACCTTCTCATTTATACTGTCAGTCCCTGAAATTGTCTGGTTATCATCTTGCACTTGCTTAAGGCTGAATGATGGTCCATTATGGGTATGGATAAACTTGAAGAAGTCAGCTCCAGCAGGATAGGAAGATCTTGTAACTCTAACATTCTTTCCACTGACTGAATCTTGATATGTATgagtatctccattctttacCTTTTGGTTTTCTGAGAGATTAATTGTTGCTTTTGGGTTAGAAATAGTTGTAGTTATAACTGTGGAACCGTTCTTTCCATTATTGGCCGTATCACAATTCTTCAATCCAGTACAACCAAGATTCCCTAATACACCTTTAATTTTGTTCACATCATCACAGCCTTTTATATTGTCTGGATCAGTTCCAGATAGGTTTGTACTAACTTCTTCCCAGACATGATTATTCTTGTCTTTTCTCTTATACCACTTTTTTTGGTTAGCGGAGTCAACATAAATAAGAACAGGTTTGTGGTCGCAGTAGAATACATAGACACTAACTGCTCCGTCAATAGCAAATGTTAATCCTTTGGCTGATATTCTCTTTCTTTGACTGGGATCACTAGTATTATTAGCATCTTTAGGATAGTATTTAATCTTTGCTAGCTTATTTTTAGTGTTaatctcatgtttgtagtattcCGTAAACTTTTCATCCCCAATAAGAACTTCTTTTTTAGTAACTGTAACCTTCTTCTCTCTTCCAATATGGTTATTACAACAGTATAAAGCTTCTGCTGTAGAGATAGTCTCCGTAAGATCCATTACAACAGCACTGTTAAGTCTACAGTTAAGATCATCCAGTGTCTGTTCAAGCTTCTCACCAAGAAGCTCAGAAGTATCATTATCGTTCAAAGAAAGTGCCTTCCATTCAAGGTTATCATTGTTTAACCTGTATATATGTTCTCCATTTTCCTTTAATATTTCTATGAGAAGGGGTTTGTTTCTTCCAACATCCCCCTTCCAATACCAAACCGCCAGATGAATAATTTCGTCATTTTTAGCGATACCAAGGTTAGACAGAGGAATATCtgttccattatcatcGTATTTGACCCCTTTAATCGTAAAAGGAACATTATTGTATGCTTCGTGTGTGATCATATAAAAGCCAGATTCATCAGgtttttcttctttagtCAACTTAACTTTCTGATCAGCAGACCTTCCATATGTGTAAGGTTGACTTGCAACATCTttttttatataaattatCACCGTTGGTATGTGGAGTTTAACAGCCTTGAGTTTAGTAGGAAAAGTAGAAATAGTAACAGAAGTTGGATAAAGGTTAACAGGACTTCCATCAACAGTGATAGGAGCTTTAATGAGggtatttatattttggtCCTCTAttacttcttcatcttcatattcTTGCATCACAATGACGTCATCaattttttccttcttttctTTATCTCCTGTCTCTTCGGCATCCTTAATCAGATCATCCCAACTGAATTTCTTATCATCCTGatcatattttaatggagGTAGCCCTGGTACTTGAGAAGATACAAATGGTTGTTGGTTAGAAAATCTTGGAGATGGAGGTTCGGAATTACATGCATCTATACTATCTCTGACAGTATCGAGAATACTTTGAATTTCCTTAACAGTTTTGTTGTTAATCTCACTACTAACATCCTTCCATGTTCTTTCTACTGGTACCCTCTTGAGCCATGCATGACCTCTACCATTGTCAATATCTATGGCGACTGGAGAAGCTTTATCACAGTCTGGAAAATAGACCGTGACCTTTGAAACTTCTTTAGGCATATGAAAACCACCCACTTGTTGCCTAGTTTTCCCATTATATATTGaggatattttgagattATTCTGACCCCTAGTTGGAATGTGATCGTAGCCAATGAAGCCAGAATATTTAGGTTTCTTTTCCTTAGTAACTTGAATCCTCTTATCATGTCTGGAGTAAAGACCGTGACAATATTTTCCACCTTTTTCTGAGATATCCAACTGAACTACCTCATTAATTCTGCAGTTTATTTCATCAAGCTTGGTGGTTAAAGTGTCCTGAAGAGAACTATCTTTATAAAACTCTTTGGCTACATCCGGATTGATCGTTCTCCATTCTGTATATTTTGGACTCTTACCGAGATTCTCGAAAAATATAGACCCGTTCTGGTCACCCTTTACAAACTCAACTATGAGTGGAACAGTTCCTCCATGTTTCCACTTGTATATCCTTAGCTGGGATATGACTTCATTAGTAGTAGCAATGTCAGTAGGATGTTTGTTGTACGTAACTCTAGAGATTTTTGTATTACCAGGAATGTTATATGAATCTACCTTATAATCTTCGGCTTCAGTTGGAAGGGTAGGTCCAGATGATGATCGAGTTACAGATTTATGCGTTAGACAGCTTGACATTTTATTGGGAAAAAATTGTTTAAAACTACTTGGTTCTGTCAGTTCAATGGGAATTGCTTGGTTCTTTTGGCAATTTTGGTGATCTATTGCTTCTTGTTCGGTCATATCTTCCACTTGACCAGAGCCCCAATTTGTGCCAAGTGTTCCGTAATACTTTGTATcattttgatgattttcCTTAACTCCAAGCAAAATTGGTACATCTGGATTCGCGTCCCAGAAGTATACAAAGAAATCCTTGACATTTGGGATCTTGGTGTTTGATAATCCTGTTACCCCTATTTTACTGCCACCTTTTAATGTTCTATCTACGACGAATGTTCCACTTATAGTAGGCGGTTTATGAGAATTTCTAATGAAGCCTGGTAGAAGGCCTTCTCCGGATTTCGTCACAAATATGGAAACCTTTTTATCTTGACCATATTCACCCTGGTAAGTATGATCCGACTGATTATTTTTTGGTGTTTGTTTAATATCAAGTCTTACACCATCTGCAGTAGTGATTATATCGCAGTTTCCTATGCTTAAAACACTTTTAGTATCTGTTAATACACCTCCAAGCTTAAGTTTAACGTCACTAGGCTTACCAGAAAATTCAGGATAATGCTCCCATACGTTTCCATGTTTCCTCttataccatttataattaTTACGCCTACCAGATTCTACACAAATAAGAAACGGTATCTTGTTAAAACATGGTGACACAAATGCAGTAAGTCTTATAACGTTCTTAAATGGAAGGGTGTAATGTGGAAAAATTTGTCTATCGTTCTCCACATAGATTTCAGATATATTATATGGTTTACTAGCtcccaaagaagaagaatacTTGTAAGAAAATACAACTGGATATGTAGCATAATTTTCACTATATAAATAATATATTCTCTTACTGTGTAAAAAATGCTTTTTATCATGACAATCTCCGGGATCTCCAATATTAATTTGAACAACTCCATTATATATGCAATTTAGGATGTCAAGTCTATTCTTTAATTCCTGGGGAGGGTTATTTCTCCAAGGTAGCGGTCTCCATTTATCATGTTTCAACTTCCCTTCTTTATCAGGAGTGCTGATGTTCTCGATCCAGTAGGAGATGTTATTTTCACCAGAAAATTCTATCAAGAGAGGATTCTCAAGTTTGCTATCACCCTCCCAGTAGTAAGCTGACACTCCATTAAAGTTTTCTTTGTCAACAGGAATTGGGAGGTAATAACCAGTCTTATATCTTAACCGCTTCTGAAATGTTAGTTGCCTTCCTTTATATACAAGTATAGAGTTATCAGAGATTTCACCAGTATAACTGTACTTTATATATCCATCAGCATCTTTAACCGGATCTTGTTGAACTTTTATCTCTAATTTTTCACCACAAATTTCACAGTCAATCTCATAACCACTCTTCTGATAAAAGTCTATATGTATTCTGTGGGCAACAAATAATCTACACGAGAGTGCCTTCAGCTCTTCTTCCAGTTCCTCAATATTACTAGAATACTTATCCTCCTCAGGATAGTTCCCCGATTCACTTGCATCAACccttctccatcttttgTTGGCATAGCTTCCAACATTCTCAAGCCAATGtattttatttccattaACTTTGGCCCTTATGAGAAGAGGTTTCTTTATCAGCTGCGGATCATCATCGTAGATTCTATTGTAAAAGACCGTCACAGAGGCTGAATCATCAAACAAATTGGAAAACCCTATTCTCTCAAGTTCAATATTTTGCCAAAACAGAGTAGAAATTTGAGTAGTTCTGGTGTGGGTAGGATGAATTTCATGGGTACAATAGCCATAGTCTTTAGTTACTCCTAATGTCCCAGTTCTCACGGAGATATGGCTTTTGTTCCCTCGGCACTTACATCTTTTTGTGTTTCTACATTTATTCTGTACGTTTACGATTAGTTTATTCATCCACCCTCAGATCCAGTGGTGTAAGGAACATCTGCTATATTcccttcaaaactctgagatctGTGAgtctcctatctactcctcattcatcctccctcacaactagctcacaGTCAGAGAGgctatccacagaacaagatgaacaagtatcaACACAGTCGTCAGTAGTAGagtcaacactcacgtcagtagaaattagttcgtctatccaatcaccaacttccaccgagtccataGTGGAGTAGACATGACCAGAAGGTTGTGCATGCATAGTAGACATGTACATGGTGTTAGCTGGATGCTAAAAGCTCAACTCTTCACCTGGGGAAGATCCCCTTATAAACTGCCATGCCTCAGGCCAATTCCATATCTCTTCATAGGCCCAATAACGAGATATCAGAGCAGTATATGCTCTGGACATTTGCTCGTCGTTCTGCTAACCCTATTACTCCACATTCCTCCAGTGACGAACCTTACCGATAGTTTCGAGTATTGGAATTCCCATCCCCATTATCAGTTCTTACTCTTTGTAAAATACGTCTTCACGAGTAATAGCCAAATAAAATGACGGTACTCATATCTCCCATCACATTTCTCTTCATCGTCACGCTTTTTCGACGTGCATGCACGGTAAACCGCAAACTTCGGGACCCTATAGACCTTAACCTCGCAGCGTCACTTCCAGAGGGCATAGCGACCATTCAATCCGAAATGCCTCCAATAGGTACATACTACTACGTCAAGACGACCTATTCCAGACTATACAGAATGGGTCTCATTCGATTCGGAGGTAATGTTTTAGCAAACACACATGGTGCACAGATGACATGATAATGAAGGGGAACGAAGATGATATGAACAGGTTCCTCTTTTATGCTCTGTTAGAGCGTGGCGTAAGGTATCTCAGAATAGTTTCCAAGTATATACGCTTTGGCAAACCAGCTCGGGAAGTTGCCGAGTTTATACAGAGGCCAGGTGAAGGTCGCTATACAAGGCTAGTTCGCAAGACTGTGGATATAGAAGTGATTACTCAGCAGAACACGCGCACAATTCAAGTGGAAGAGGGGTCAGCAACAAAAGCCAGAAGGTTTTCTGTAAGGAAGGAAATGAAGCTAGAGGCGTCGATTGGAGTCGTGAGATACTGCTGCTACGTTGTCAATGCCAAGGTCCATGGTCTCATTGAGCGAAAGGTCATCTGGGAAGGGGGACATGATGCACCCGTGATAACTGTCATATCGTTGTATTCGGAGGGATACTGCCTCACCACAAAACACGTGTTTAAAGGTATCGGCAGGGGGTTCCGTATGGAGAATAGAGTTTGGACACCCATCTTTTTGAGTCCCAAAGATGAAGGCATGTACAACGAACATGCAGAAGCCCCTCAATCCTGTCCCGTCTCCAGAGCCACCGAGAACGAAGACCAAGAGCCTTGCACATCGGAGTCGGTTATCAAATTCTCAGGAAGACCAGTGCCCGAGGTGATTGCAGACAGCACGACACAGGAAGGGGCTAGCGTTCAAGAATTTAATCCCCCTGTCCCAGATCTCACTGTACCCGCCCAAATCCATCCAGGCGACGTAGAATCTGTGCAACTAGCCATCAGCTCAAGCTCGTACGACGAAAGCGATTGGGATTCTAGCGATTAGACCGCCCTATGGCCATTTAAGTTTTTAAACACTAACCTGTAGTTTTATACCCAAATTGACCAAAGTTTGCGCtgattcatccttccacttTTCGCCTCTACACAccattctaggtacccttgCTATCTCTACCCTAGTCTCCGCAATATCGCCCATTATAGCCATAAATGCTGTGCATTACGAGCTCTAATCTTCGCCGCATCTTTActaaaatattttagaGCGCTTTGGCcaaaattttccatttacaCGGGCGGCCGTGCATACACCCACACCCCCTGTGTTGCTGCTTTCTGGCTTCTTGGGTATTCGCCGCAAAAGTTCTAGTCTTGGATAGAAGGTGAGATTGGCACTAAATTTTAAGCAGAAACTTGTGTTCATTAGCGAAATGGAGTCTCTATTGTCTTCGAAATTCGGTCTTTCCGACGTCGTTGACCAGGTTTGTTAATCTTTCCGTTACATGTGCATTCCCCCGTCTCGCTACGCGATTTTACAAAAACTTGCAGCTTCCCGGGAAACGCGTCTTAATGCGTGTGGATTTCAACGTCCCTATCAAGGAGGGTGTCGTCACTGACGCCACCAGGATCAAGGCCACAGTTCCTACCATCAAGTTCCTCTTGGACCACGGCGTCAAGTCCATCGTGTTGATGTCCCACTGTGGTCGCCCAGATGGTCAGAGGGTAGAAAAGTACACACTCAAGCCTGTTGTACCTGAGCTCTCCTCATTGCTCGGTGGTCACGAGGTCAAGTTTTTGGACGACTGTGTAGGCGAGGCCGTAGAGGCTGAATGCAAGGACCCCAAACCAGGATCCATCATACTCTTGGAGAACCTGAGATTCCACccagaggaagaatccAAGGACCAGACCGCCGAGTCTGTGGTTAGCTTCAGAAGTTCCCTCACAAAGCTCGGCGACATCTACGTAAATGATGCATTCGGAACCGCTCACAGAGCCCACAGCTCCATCGTCGGTGTAGACTTGCCTCTGCGTGTTGCAGGTCACCTCATGAAACGCGAATTGGACTACTTTGCCAAGGCTCTCGAGAACCCACAAAGGCCATTTGTCTCCATTCTAGGAGGTGCCAAGGTCAGAGATAAGATCAAGCTCATTATGGCCTTGATTGAAAAGGTTGACGCCTTGATTATTGGCGGTGGAATGGCCTACACATTTAAAAAGGTACTCAATGGAATGCCAATTGGCGAATCGCTCTTTGACGAGGAAAGCGTAGAAATCATTGGAAAGATTGTGGAAAAGTGCAAGCAGTTCAAGGTTGACTTACACCTCCCAGTCGATTTTAAGGTCACCACAGACTTCTCCAACGACACACCAACCAAATTTGTGGATGACTCTGAAGGTGTTCCAGACGGATGGATGGGTTTGGACTGCGGCCCAAAGACTGTAGAAGCATTTGGAAAGGTCCTTGGCGGTGCCAAGACAATTGTATGGAATGGACCATTGGGAGTATTCGAGTTTTCCAACTTTGCGGCTGGAAGCACTAGCGTGTTGGATCTCGTCATTGAGGCCACGAAGGGAGGAGCTACTAGTATCATTGGAGGTGGTGACACTGCGGCTCTGGCAGAACAGACTGGACGTGCCAAGTTCTTTAGTCACGTGTCCACTGGTGGTGGAGCTTCCCTGGAACTTCTCGAAGGAAAGGTGTTGCCTGGAGTCTCTTGTCTCACTCAAAAGTCCTAATTCGTGTTTGTGTACGTCTTTACATCCGTTAGTACCACAACGTTGACTGGGGAGGAAGGGAGTGTGACTTGGATGTGCAGCACATACTTCTACCGTTCCCTGTCTCATCTACACATCCTCCCGTACTACAGCCCAGTAGATGGTAGGAAAATGTGCGATTATCTGCCATGCAAGAGGAAGAACGGTGAGGATGACCGCAACGGTTGGCACAAAGTTGCCTAGTGGTTGCACCCTGGTAATCGGAGGCGAACGACACATTCACTCGAAGATTCTATAACTGATTTAATGTTAATGATGGGAGTGTATCGTAAGACCCCTCTGTTAGTTACAGGGTTCCTTGTTGGTGCAGTCGTAGTTTACCAGGTGACCTACTCCCTCAGGGACAAGACCAAGGATGTTGTTCCTGCCCCCAAGGCTCCCGCTGTTGCTCCAGTAGCTCAACCAAACCAGGCTGGAGACGCCAATCTGAGAGGAGCTGAGGAAGACGGAATCACAATTCAGTTTGAGAAGACGGAAGGTTACACCACTCATGGCAAAAAGATCACAGTCCAGAAGAGAGTAGACTTCCCAGTTGCTGGTTTCTCGAGACACAGTCACATTGGAAAGTTGAGTTTGCCACTGGTCATCAAGAAATTCTCATTCGAAGACAAGACACTCAAGGGTATTCCATCTGACCTGAACGTCATCAACTCCTCTGTTTACTTCAAGACTGGTCTCAAGGAGCCCGTCCTCGTTGAACTCTACAAGTACTCACCTGATGGACACAACACCTCTGTCCACTTCTTCACCAAAGGTGCCAATGAAACCTGGGAGGAGTTCTTCTTTAACAGCAGTACCACTCTCACTGGGAAGCTTAACGAGTTGACTGGTACTCCTTCTGCTGGTCAAGGTGAAGCCGAAAGAGGAGCTGGCGGTGAACCTGGTAAGGCTGAAGACGCTGCAGCTAAGGCTGCTGGAGGCGCAGCTTCTAGTCCTCAACAAGCTGCTGGAGCTGGACCAAGTGCTGAGGCCAATGTTGGTGGTAGTGCTAAGGGCCCTGGTGGTCAAGGTGGGGATGCAACTGTTCCAGGTTCTGGTACTACAACTActcaggtttgtttatattttgtttattATATTGTTTTGTAGATCCAAACCGGTACAACTTCCACAGAAACTGGTGTACAAGGAGCACAAGTTCAATCTACATCCCATCCTCAATCTTCAGGTGAGCAAGTTGTTGCAAAGCCTTCATCTGGAGGGGGTGATACTCCAGGAGCTCAAGCAGAAGCCTCTTTAGGCTCCGGTTCTGTTGCAGGGTCAAGTGTAACTAATACTGCTGCGACCAGAACAGACTCCGCCGGTGATTCTAGTCTATCTAGTGGAGCTACCGAAACTCAGCAATCATAAGCTTCTTTAGGCCCTGGATCTACTCAACCTGGTAATACCGTTGCTTCAGCCGGAACTGGGTCCGTTAGCTCTGAACAAGGTGAGGGACCTAGCACATTATCTCGATCAGGAGATTCTAGCCAACGATCTTAATCAGTATAAGCTTTTTCAGGCACTGGAGCTGCCGATAGATCAAGTGGGACACCATCTTCCGTAACACCAAGTGCTTCCACTGTACCTGCTCAGCCAACCCAAGTACCTGCAAGCCCAGTTTCCGGTCCAGGATCTACTTAATCTTTAAATGTAGTAACATAACAGTTACAAACTCTACGCAAGCTGTAGAGGTAAAGTTTTAAAACAACATTACTTGGCTACACTATCAATGAATAAAACTGCCTGTGCCCACCCGGCATCAGTTCCAGCGCTGCATGTTTTTGTACTACCAGTGTAAACTTACAAGTTTTTAAATGTGTCTGTTATAACTTCACACTGTGCATCCGTAAGGGTCCTGCCGGATTTTATCCCAAAGAGCCTATATCCTTTACAAGTGGACATTCAAACAAACCTCTGGGAAATGTTACGGATATGAACATCAACTGGAACCACCTCTCTCTTGCCAAGTCCAAATAGCAACACACAATCCGCCACCTTTCTTCCAACGCCCCTGGAATGGCGTGATtatggaatgaagaaaCTTACGGAAGTGACATGAGCTCATTTCTAGACGTGACACAATCACGCAATCTCAAATCATACAACCAGTCAAGTCCACGGGACTTTAAAATATCGACAGTCTTTACTATAAAACCAGCTCTGTATCCAAAGCCCATCTTTCTCAAAGTTTCAGTGTCAACGCTCTTTAATTGAGCGATAGAGGGGAAGGAATAAAAGGACATCTTCTTATCCTTGTAATGTTTACTGGCCAAAAACGTTCCATATTCCCTCTTTAAATCACCAACCATTCGTGTAATTCGGCTAATGTTGTTGTTTGAGGAGCATATAAAGGAGATTAGACACTCTAGAGGCTCCTGTTGCAGTATCCTTACACCCTGGCGCTCTTGGAAAATCTTTTGCACATCCTTGGAGATTTTGTTCATGTCAACCGCGTATTCATGTTTCAAGTCGAAATAGTCGCACAAGCTATCCTCATTCGCCTCGCCGTGAATGCATCTGTAGGtggtaaaggaggatgaaCAAGGTACCTGTAGAGGGTGGTGTCCTTGTTTTCCTTAATCTCATAGACGCTATTCCCCAAGACCCCAACCCAGTGATTATCTCCGACGGAATGCCAACTAAACGACTGACCTGAAGGATGATGTATGGCACATGGAGAATCCACTTGCGCACAGGCAAGAGTTCTATACGAGTGAAAACTGCACACATTGAAAAATTCCGTCATTTTCCACACATTTAAATGGGGAAGGAGGAAATAAAGGAGAAAATTCGCAACTCACCGGTGGTCAGCAAGAGGCTCGGCCGAAGGAGCCTGGAAGACACGTTCAAATCGCGCCACTCGAGACTTTGCATAGCAAATAACAAGTATATATGGACAAAACTACAAAACTTCCTTACAAAAGTTATCATACGAGTCCTTCACATTATACTCTGGCTTTCTGACTTGTCCATTGTACATGGTGTTGTAGAGACGCACTTGAATGGCATAGTACTTTGACTTGTAGAATCCATGCAACTTTGCAGAAAAACTCGAATAGTAACGCCGGCCGTCGCGGTACCATGAGGCTATCCAGGAGCGTTTGTCCCAATAAACTCCAGGAATGGAACATTTGTATTGATGTGACCCTTTTGAAGGGTCCGGCTCTGAAAACCACGGGATTTCCAGGAGGTAGTCGTAGGCATTGGTCACCTTTATAATGTTCACATTTGTGGACCGCTTCTTCCTCCGCTTGACCACAATCATTTCACCGCCATTTTCAAGCAGTTTGAGGTTTGCCAACTGGTCTCCTTTCTTTTGTTTTCGGCTCTTTTGCGGCAAAATCTTGCCACTGCCTTCGCTCTTTAGCATTCCTGGATCTTCCATTCCCCAGCCTTGTTGGTTTTCCGAAAAGTTTTCACGACTCATGGTGTATTCAGGATGTGCATAATTTGCGTATAGACTGGAAAAGTCTAGGGATTCCCTCTCCTCCATTGCATTCCTGAGCCATGCCATGGTGTTGCTACCATCATCAGAGGGGAAGAATCCATCAATTTTATGACACACTCCGTCGAGATTCCTGCAGAGCGACACGATGGTATCGATCCAGTTCAGAAGATGGTCAAAATCTGCGCCCTTGTAGTCCTGCATGTTGTTCACCAACCCTTTTTGCCTCTCAGATTCCATCTGTCTGAGGAGATCTTCGTCTGCATTAAACATCTTATCTCCATCTATATTGTCAAATATTCTGCTCATGTCCACATTTCTGAACATTCTCGAGAGATTTGACGATATCGAGGGTCTGGGTGCTATGGCTAGTGTGTATGTCAACTCAAGGTAGCTATTCCAAATTCAATTTTTTGGATTCACACTTGCATTTGACGACATGTGAACGACTAGCTGCAGTCAACACATTTAATTGCAACCCCAAAAATTACGGCTAGCTCACCTGCTCTCCTCCGGCCTCCACAATTAATCTTCCATGCATCATTCGCCCACAATTTCAAGCCCAGCGTAGGATGGTGTAATGATTGACGCAAGGATCAAAAAAACATGCAAATAATCACAAAGTCCACACTCATTGCAGCTAGCTTCGTAGGATTGGCTTTGTCTATCAATTTAAATGGCTTTATATACAATTATAACAGTTTAAACACCAATATAACCGATCAAGGAGCAAAATTTATCCTAAAGGTGCGTCAATCCCAGACTCGTATACGAAATTCTTGCAGTCGTCTCCAGGGGCGCAACTGGAATCGCAAATTGGAATTTCTGGTCCAAAAATGGATCGTCTAAGGTATGTTTGCCGGAAATTGGCGCCATTTGCTGACTTTTTCATGACTCCGAGACACTGACCCCTCAGGACCACGTTGGATGATATAAAGCAGTCGAAGGAAAAGGAGACTGCAAAGAGTACAAGGGAAGAAAGAGAAGGCGAAGTTGATGCCTGGAGAGTTGTCTTGTATAATGACGATATTCACAAGTATGTCTGAATGCCCTTTTCTCATTGTTGTACAGTTTCTCATACGTTACGGAATCACTGGCTTCATGCATACCGCAACTTTCACTCGCCAAAGCGCACTTAATTACAGTAGAGGCTCACAAAAATGGGCAGGCGGAAATTCTACGAACATGGAAGGACAAGGCAGAAACATATTGCAGGGGTGAGTTTTTTGTTTCCGTTATCACTCTACAGATTTGCAAAAGTGCGGTCTCACCGTTTGTACAATGTACAGTAAAGTTAAATGATTGTTTAAAGTGTGAACATACTAGTCGA encodes the following:
- a CDS encoding hypothetical protein (encoded by transcript BEWA_041580A), whose translation is MIMKGNEDDMNRFLFYALLERGVRYLRIVSKYIRFGKPAREVAEFIQRPGEGRYTRLVRKTVDIEVITQQNTRTIQVEEGSATKARRFSVRKEMKLEASIGVVRYCCYVVNAKVHGLIERKVIWEGGHDAPVITVISLYSEGYCLTTKHVFKGIGRGFRMENRVWTPIFLSPKDEGMYNEHAEAPQSCPVSRATENEDQEPCTSESVIKFSGRPVPEVIADSTTQEGASVQEFNPPVPDLTVPAQIHPGDVESVQLAISSSSYDESDWDSSD
- a CDS encoding hypothetical protein (encoded by transcript BEWA_041570A), with the translated sequence MNKLIVNVQNKCRNTKRCKCRGNKSHISVRTGTLGVTKDYGYCTHEIHPTHTRTTQISTLFWQNIELERIGFSNLFDDSASVTVFYNRIYDDDPQLIKKPLLIRAKVNGNKIHWLENVGSYANKRWRRVDASESGNYPEEDKYSSNIEELEEELKALSCRLFVAHRIHIDFYQKSGYEIDCEICGEKLEIKVQQDPVKDADGYIKYSYTGEISDNSILVYKGRQLTFQKRLRYKTGYYLPIPVDKENFNGVSAYYWEGDSKLENPLLIEFSGENNISYWIENISTPDKEGKLKHDKWRPLPWRNNPPQELKNRLDILNCIYNGVVQINIGDPGDCHDKKHFLHSKRIYYLYSENYATYPVVFSYKYSSSLGASKPYNISEIYVENDRQIFPHYTLPFKNVIRLTAFVSPCFNKIPFLICVESGRRNNYKWYKRKHGNVWEHYPEFSGKPSDVKLKLGGVLTDTKSVLSIGNCDIITTADGVRLDIKQTPKNNQSDHTYQGEYGQDKKVSIFVTKSGEGLLPGFIRNSHKPPTISGTFVVDRTLKGGSKIGVTGLSNTKIPNVKDFFVYFWDANPDVPILLGVKENHQNDTKYYGTLGTNWGSGQVEDMTEQEAIDHQNCQKNQAIPIELTEPSSFKQFFPNKMSSCLTHKSVTRSSSGPTLPTEAEDYKVDSYNIPGNTKISRVTYNKHPTDIATTNEVISQLRIYKWKHGGTVPLIVEFVKGDQNGSIFFENLGKSPKYTEWRTINPDVAKEFYKDSSLQDTLTTKLDEINCRINEVVQLDISEKGGKYCHGLYSRHDKRIQVTKEKKPKYSGFIGYDHIPTRGQNNLKISSIYNGKTRQQVGGFHMPKEVSKVTVYFPDCDKASPVAIDIDNGRGHAWLKRVPVERTWKDVSSEINNKTVKEIQSILDTVRDSIDACNSEPPSPRFSNQQPFVSSQVPGLPPLKYDQDDKKFSWDDLIKDAEETGDKEKKEKIDDVIVMQEYEDEEVIEDQNINTLIKAPITVDGSPVNLYPTSVTISTFPTKLKAVKLHIPTVIIYIKKDVASQPYTYGRSADQKVKLTKEEKPDESGFYMITHEAYNNVPFTIKGVKYDDNGTDIPLSNLGIAKNDEIIHLAVWYWKGDVGRNKPLLIEILKENGEHIYRLNNDNLEWKALSLNDNDTSELLGEKLEQTLDDLNCRLNSAVVMDLTETISTAEALYCCNNHIGREKKVTVTKKEVLIGDEKFTEYYKHEINTKNKLAKIKYYPKDANNTSDPSQRKRISAKGLTFAIDGAVSVYVFYCDHKPVLIYVDSANQKKWYKRKDKNNHVWEEVSTNLSGTDPDNIKGCDDVNKIKGVLGNLGCTGLKNCDTANNGKNGSTVITTTISNPKATINLSENQKVKNGDTHTYQDSVSGKNVRVTRSSYPAGADFFKFIHTHNGPSFSLKQVQDDNQTISGTDSINEKVTSVSAYYWRYEKEGNKNPERALLVEIDDNTGTTTYYRNSRDGNWMSYVRKGTPGDGPSQAELDLLNCEINDVVQIDVSRIDGEYCHEDKDTDPKITHHKKVKVTDATPGENKLCMYKVFEHASSEGSFIISAFKKGGEVIVLGNLKSELPLSSVEKVVVYFCSNRTYNPLLIYIKKASGSEKWFHKPDNASGTWKSVGELNKDKTDSDYDSIVEFLDGLDSDCKPPTVTIDIYQRKQHKEPTTYGNPPSTIEVRAKELPGTTNFTEYVHTIHGRSGNYFTVKGFRYKSGDIREGFTKSMKYVTSVSVLYWKPLENPIRQDYIDKRGRPLLIKVTNKAPGILSTEKWYKNKDEVPGENYKWERVYPGLFTNLALENQLKLLNCRLNHAVVIDINAKPGGDSDDPGHYDACEENTLDLQHGETSMQVTKENSTSLRNYTVYTHTLAKFSGNGLFHVLSFKNDSQDISIGDTSYSSPILDVTEVKVYFCPQDEPKRPLLLYYKTSDPKFGSKKWWKSEDGNTWGKVVSLATSTEKDHVEVKKVLDGLPSKCKPKVTSTDSAHAERFADGASGLAAGAMTLGSILGTSSGTLAGAGGLTGLGLWAFKRSRGDPWVRQI